A single region of the Geoalkalibacter sp. genome encodes:
- the recR gene encoding recombination mediator RecR translates to MLDSIPSFARLVAELSKLPGIGKKTAARLVFHLLRRPVGEVEALADALREVKAQIGFCSRCFGLTEEDPCALCGDPGRDGRLLCVVEQPQDLIAIERSRSFRGRYHVLHGALSPLDGIGPEDLRFAELLERLDGIEEVVVATNFSVEGEATALYLAEQIKARGIRVTRLAYGIPLGSDLEFVDEATVHRAVAGRREL, encoded by the coding sequence ATGTTAGACTCCATCCCGTCCTTTGCCAGGCTGGTCGCCGAACTCTCGAAACTGCCCGGAATTGGGAAGAAAACCGCCGCGCGCCTGGTGTTTCATTTGTTGCGGCGGCCCGTGGGGGAGGTCGAGGCCCTGGCCGATGCGCTGCGCGAGGTCAAGGCGCAAATCGGTTTCTGCTCCCGCTGTTTTGGTCTGACCGAGGAGGATCCCTGCGCGTTGTGCGGCGATCCGGGGCGCGACGGGCGATTGTTGTGCGTGGTGGAGCAGCCGCAGGATCTCATCGCCATCGAGCGCAGTCGTTCCTTTCGCGGCCGCTATCATGTCCTGCACGGCGCGCTCTCGCCTCTCGACGGCATCGGCCCCGAGGATCTGCGCTTCGCCGAGCTGCTTGAGCGCCTCGACGGGATCGAGGAAGTGGTGGTCGCCACCAACTTTTCCGTGGAGGGGGAGGCGACGGCGCTTTACCTGGCCGAACAGATCAAGGCGCGCGGCATTCGCGTGACGCGGCTGGCCTACGGCATCCCCCTCGGCAGCGATCTGGAATTCGTCGACGAGGCCACGGTCCATCGCGCCGTCGCCGGTCGTCGCGAGCTCTAA
- a CDS encoding YbaB/EbfC family nucleoid-associated protein, with protein MSKGLGNIMKQAQMMQQKMARMQEELAQRTVEASAGGGMVTAVATGKQQLVSLKIEKDVVDPNDIDMLQDLVLAAVNEAIKKSQDMVQEEMGKITGGLNIPGMF; from the coding sequence ATGTCAAAAGGTTTGGGCAACATCATGAAGCAAGCGCAGATGATGCAGCAGAAAATGGCGCGCATGCAGGAAGAACTGGCGCAGCGCACCGTCGAGGCCAGCGCCGGCGGCGGCATGGTGACGGCGGTGGCCACCGGCAAGCAGCAGTTGGTGTCGCTGAAGATCGAAAAGGACGTGGTCGATCCCAACGACATCGACATGCTCCAGGATTTGGTGCTGGCGGCGGTCAACGAGGCCATCAAGAAAAGCCAGGACATGGTGCAGGAAGAGATGGGCAAGATCACCGGCGGTCTCAACATCCCCGGCATGTTTTAA
- the dnaX gene encoding DNA polymerase III subunit gamma/tau codes for MSYLVLARKYRPQSFADLVGQEHVSRTLGNAIAAERVHHAFLFTGARGVGKTSAARIFAKSLNCEAGPAENPCNACPICAEITNGTSVDVLEIDGASNTGVDDVRELRESIRYLPSRARYKIFIIDEVHMLSINAFNALLKTLEEPPPHAKFIFATTEPHKIPATILSRCQRFDFRKIALAPVVERLREIVTAEGIAISDRSLALVARRGEGSMRDALSALDQVIAFCGNEVRDEEVQALFGQVDRRLLLDAAEALLQRDGRRALEAVRRVDHLGHSFRQFCRELVEVFRTLSILKVVDDPAGLIDATAEELAELRGLMAEAALEDLQRMLTVLLKTEAELPASTFPRLCLEMALIRLAQLPPTRDIAALIRKLDELERHLGEGQSSLATPQAPASAPAARPAPAFAAAPREVVAPSAPPAPTAQPEPAPVPEPSRSPVPAKGWPGLVEQIRRKKPLLASILEHGSLLPPRLPRLEIAFPAGSFYYEQLKDPEKLAQLEELAGAYFGEKVQLRVSVLEGREGQAPPPLIEERRVQEQDRQQQVRRQALEHPKVKAVLEMFGGEVKQVKPLDGGSESEPS; via the coding sequence ATGTCCTACCTGGTCCTGGCCCGCAAGTACCGCCCGCAGAGTTTCGCCGACCTGGTCGGCCAGGAGCACGTCAGCCGCACCCTGGGCAACGCCATCGCCGCGGAGCGCGTGCACCACGCCTTTCTCTTCACCGGCGCGCGCGGCGTGGGCAAGACCTCGGCGGCGCGCATCTTCGCCAAGTCCCTCAACTGCGAGGCGGGTCCGGCGGAAAATCCCTGCAACGCCTGTCCCATCTGCGCCGAGATCACCAACGGCACCAGCGTCGATGTGCTGGAGATCGACGGCGCCTCCAACACCGGCGTCGACGACGTGCGCGAACTGCGCGAAAGCATCCGTTACCTGCCGTCGCGGGCGCGCTACAAGATCTTCATCATCGACGAAGTGCATATGCTCTCCATCAACGCCTTCAACGCCTTGTTGAAGACCCTCGAAGAGCCGCCGCCCCACGCCAAGTTCATCTTCGCCACCACCGAGCCGCACAAGATTCCCGCCACCATTCTGTCGCGCTGCCAGCGTTTTGATTTTCGCAAGATCGCCCTGGCGCCGGTCGTGGAGCGCCTGCGCGAGATCGTTACCGCCGAGGGTATCGCCATCTCCGATCGTTCCCTGGCGCTTGTCGCGCGCCGCGGCGAGGGCAGCATGCGCGACGCGCTTTCGGCGCTGGATCAGGTCATCGCTTTTTGCGGCAACGAGGTGCGCGACGAGGAGGTGCAGGCCCTGTTCGGCCAGGTCGACCGGCGCCTGCTGCTCGATGCCGCCGAGGCGCTCTTGCAGCGCGACGGTCGCCGCGCCCTGGAAGCGGTGCGGCGCGTCGATCATTTGGGCCATTCCTTTCGCCAGTTCTGCCGCGAGTTGGTGGAGGTGTTTCGCACCCTGAGCATTCTCAAGGTGGTGGACGACCCCGCCGGATTAATCGATGCCACCGCCGAGGAACTCGCCGAATTGCGCGGGCTCATGGCCGAGGCCGCCCTGGAGGATCTGCAGCGCATGCTCACGGTGCTGCTTAAGACCGAAGCCGAGCTGCCGGCCTCGACCTTTCCCCGCCTGTGCCTGGAGATGGCCCTGATCCGCCTCGCGCAGTTGCCGCCGACGCGCGATATCGCCGCCCTGATCCGCAAGCTCGACGAGTTGGAGCGTCATCTGGGCGAGGGACAATCATCCCTGGCGACACCGCAGGCACCCGCGTCCGCCCCGGCAGCGCGTCCCGCGCCCGCTTTTGCCGCCGCGCCCCGCGAGGTCGTGGCGCCATCCGCTCCCCCCGCCCCAACGGCCCAGCCGGAACCCGCGCCCGTGCCTGAACCTTCTCGCTCCCCAGTCCCCGCCAAGGGCTGGCCGGGGCTGGTGGAACAAATCCGGCGGAAAAAACCCCTGCTGGCAAGCATCCTTGAGCACGGCAGCCTGCTGCCGCCGCGGTTGCCGCGCCTGGAGATCGCCTTCCCCGCGGGCTCTTTTTATTATGAGCAGCTCAAGGATCCCGAAAAGCTCGCCCAACTCGAGGAACTGGCCGGCGCATACTTCGGCGAAAAGGTGCAGCTGCGCGTCAGCGTTCTGGAGGGTCGCGAAGGGCAGGCGCCGCCGCCGCTCATCGAAGAGCGGCGCGTGCAGGAGCAGGATCGCCAGCAGCAGGTGCGTCGCCAGGCCCTGGAGCATCCCAAGGTCAAGGCGGTGCTGGAGATGTTCGGCGGCGAAGTCAAGCAGGTCAAGCCGCTCGATGGCGGCAGTGAGAGTGAGCCAAGCTAG
- a CDS encoding EscU/YscU/HrcU family type III secretion system export apparatus switch protein — MSLNPSEKFKKAAALRYEPGSGKAPLVVASGRGEVAARILEKAREAGVRIVEDPDLIEILAQVPVGEEIPEELYLAVAEILAFVYRMNGRYKEAR, encoded by the coding sequence ATGTCCCTGAACCCCAGCGAGAAATTCAAGAAGGCCGCTGCCCTGCGCTACGAGCCGGGCAGCGGCAAGGCGCCGCTGGTGGTGGCGAGCGGCCGGGGCGAGGTGGCGGCGCGCATTCTCGAAAAGGCGCGGGAAGCCGGGGTGCGCATCGTGGAAGATCCCGATCTCATCGAGATTCTCGCCCAGGTGCCGGTGGGCGAGGAAATCCCCGAGGAGCTCTATCTGGCGGTGGCCGAGATTCTCGCCTTCGTCTATCGCATGAACGGCCGCTACAAGGAAGCCCGCTAA